In Alphaproteobacteria bacterium HT1-32, the sequence CCCTGCTGAAGTCAATCTTCTGTTTAATAAGCCTGTCTCCCGATGACGTCAGGCCCCGCCCCCAAAGCGTAGCCTGACTTTATCGACTGAAACTGAGTGAGTAAAGCAGTGTAGTCGGTCAGGAATGTCCGACAAAACATATAAAAACAGAGGGTTAGGGCTGTCCTGAATATCCCGCTCCGGAAATCGTGATCCAGGGAATAAGTTTTGTTCCGGAACGAAAACAGGCCCGCCACTGGCGAGCCTGTTCTGGCAATCAGTAGAAGCGATCAGGCTGCGGCGGCAGCTTCCGTCGCTTTGCGAATGCGCTTTTTCAGACGACGCAGATTGTCATCCAGCTTTGCATCAGCGGTATCCAGAATAAAGGCGTCGATGCCGCCTTTATGTTCAATCGAACGAATGGTTGAGACGGCAACGCGCACACGAACCAGTTCTTTCAGAATTTCGCTGAAAAATGAAATGACCTGCAGGTTCGGCAGGAACCGGCGGCGGGTCTTGTTGTTCGCATGGCTGACGTTATTGCCTGTCAGCACGCCTTTGCCTGTGAGGTTGCAACGACGCGACATTGCGATCTCCTTAAAAAACGATGATGAGCGGATGAACCGCAAAACGAGCAGGGGTTCTAAGGCGCGGTCAGGCGGCTGTCAAGCTGTCCGGGAGATCAATGACGTGTTTGTCCGTTGCCGGGATCAAGAAATGCCTGTTCCGCGATAGCACGGAGTTTTTGCCGTTCTTCTTCCGTCAGGCTGTCGAGGCTGGATTGCCTGGCCCTGTGGACTGACATGGCATTGCGGATAACGGCCCGGCGATCAAGGTCATCCTGAGACGGCATGCGAAATACCTCGACCTCGACATCCGGTGTCGGCGGGACTTTTGCGGGAACGGTTCCCGCTGTTGCCTCAGCCGGGGCTTCGATATCTTTCAGCCCGAGCAGTTTTCCAATGAGTTTTCCAAAGCTCAACAGACTATCCCGAAAATTTTCCGTACAACGTCGTACGGTGATTGAACTGTAGCATTTGCCGTGAATAATTTCACGTTATGCTTGGCAGAAATAAATCTTGCCGGATTCACGAATGCGGAGACGATCAGAATGAAATTCAGGGCAGCACTTCTCAACTTTGATGGCAGCGATATTGTTGTCTGTCAGGTGACCCAGAAAACGATTGATGACCTTGAGGCCGCGAAAAATGCGATTCGGTACTTTCAGGCACTGTTCCCCGGTCGCAAGACGATCATAACGGCCGAAGATGATTATGGTCGCTGGATCTATCTGGGGAACCGGGAGATTTGCGAAGCGCTGAACGATTTCGATATTGCTGACGACGACTGGGAGACCTACGAAGTCGAGAACTGAGTATCTGTGACCTTCGCTAGGTGATAATCCAGTCTTTCAGAATGCCGGTTACCTCTTCCGGGCGTTCCATCGGTGTCAGATGGCCAGCCGTCTCAACAACATGCAGGCTGGCCCCCGGAATTGCCGCCGCAATTTCTTCATTCCAGGGCAACGGTGTTGCCTTGTCCTGCCGGCCACAGATGACCACAGTCGGAATGCTGATCCCTGGCAGCAGGTCACGCCTGTCAGAGCGGCTCATGATCGCTTTCTGTTGCCGGATGTAGGTCTCCAGCCCGACACGCTCTGCCATCGCGTCAAAGGCCTGCATAAGCCCGGCATCATCATGCCGGGACGGATGGATATAGGCATCAAGCGATTGCTGCTTGATGGCGTTGAAATCGCCACCGGCAGCGGAGGCCAGAAAATTACGCCGCCATGCCATGCGGTCGGCATCATCCGCCCGTGCGGTCGTGTCCAGCAGGGCGAGGTGAGTCAGCCGCTCCGGGGCAAAGGACAGAATTTCAAAAGCGCAGTAGCCGCCCATCGACAGTCCGGCGAGGGCAAACCGCTCCGGGGCATTGTCGAGAACCCGGCGCGCCATCGTGTGAATGTCTTCATCGGAACGGGTATCGCCGACAATGATATCTGCATGATCGGCCAGATGATCTGTCTGGTGCTGCCAGAGAGCATCATCGTTCAGCAGCCCTGCCAGCAGGACAAGTGTGGGTTTTGCCATGATCAGACCTCGATAACTTCTTCACCATCATCCCAGCGGACGCGATACAGGTCGGTGCGTCTGTTATCCCAGTTCTGGGTTGTGCCGCGGTCCTTGTGCTGACGTAACAGATCAAGGCTGAGATCATGGATGATCATCATCTCTGTGTTCGGCGTGCATTCCGCGGCGATACCGTCACGGTCGAAGGCGATGTCGGAAGGGGTGAGGATGCAGGATTGGGCATAATGCATGTCCGCAGCCTCGACATTCGGCAGGTTTCCGATGGCGCCGGCCATGGCGATATAGATTTCATTCTCGACACAGCGGGCCTGTGCGCAGTAGCGCACCCGCATATGGCCGGAACGCATATCTGTGTTGTAGGGCACGAACATGATCGTTGCGCCTTTTTCGGCGGCTACACGGGTCATTTCCGGAAATTCGATGTCATAGCAGATCGATATGCCGATCTTGCCGCGGTCCGTATCAAAGACACGTACCTTGTCGCCGGCGCTGACGCCCCACCATTTGGCTTCTGACGGGGTGATATGGACCTTGTACTGCTTGTCGATGGTGCCGTCGCGGCGGAACAGAAAAGCGACGTTATAGAGCTTGTCGTCCTCGATCATCAGATGTGTACCGCCGATGATATTGACGTTGTAACGCAGAGCCAGGTCGGCAAACAGATCAAGGTAACGGTCGGTATAGCGATCCAGTTTCCGCGCCGCCTTTGCCGGGTTTGGTTCCTTGTACAATCCCATCAGCTGGGTTGTGAGAAGCTCCGGAAAGACGACAAAATCACTGCGATAGTCTGAGGAGGTATCGACGAAATACTCAACCTGACGCGCAAAATCGACGAACTTCTTGATTGGTCGCATCTGATACTGAACGACACAGATACGAACGATCCCGCTGTCCGCGACGCTGGCCTTGTCCATCATGTAGTCGGGGTTCTGCCAGACCATCAGGGTGGCATGTCCCATCGATTCGACATCTTCGGGAAGATAGTTCCTCAGCACCTGATTGAATTCGAAGCCGTTTGACAGCTGGGCGGTCAATACGGGGTCGGTGAGGGTGCGTGAATGAACCTGTTCGCAATACTCTTCCGGCGACATTTCCTCGGCATAATTGCAGTAGCCGGGGATGCGTCCGCCGATAATCATGCCTTTCAGATTAAGCCGGGTAACAACAAGCTTGCGGGCATCATACAGACGGCGCGCCAGTTTCTGGCCCCGGAAGTCCGGGTTTACCGCAATATCAATGCCGTACAGATATTCACCTTTCGGATCGTGGTTGCCAATCAGCCCGTCATCGGCAACTTCGTTGAAGGTATGCTGGCGGATGACCTGTTCTTCATTGACGATCAGGCTGGCGGAGACAGCGATCAGCTTGCCTTCGAACTCCACCCCGATCTGACCGGCTGAGAACCGTTTCAGCTGAGCCAGAAAATGCTCCCGCTCCCAATGGGGAATATCTTCGCCGAAGGCAGATTTCTGCACGGCGACGACGCTTTCGTAGTCACTCTGGCGCAGGCGCCGGACATGCATTTTCTTCTCAAACTTCTTCAGAAGCGTCTTGTTGGTTTCGTGACTGCTCTTGCGCTTGGTCATAATCCGATGGCTTTCTTCAGGTGGGGCGGAGCGCACCGTCTGCGATGGCTCCTGCCAGGGTTTTTTCGGCTTCTGCGGCTTCCTGCTGGCGGCGCCACATTTTTGCGTAAACGCCGTCTGTTTCCAGCAGTTCGCTATGTGCTCCGCGTTCAACGATGCGTCCGGCTTCCAGCACCAGTATTTCATCTGAATCAATGATGGTGGAGAGCCGGTGGGCAATAACAAGTGTTGTCCGGTTCGCTGATACTTCGCGCAACGATGCCTGAATTTCCCGTTCGGTCTGGCTGTCGAGAGCGGATGTCGCCTCGTCAAACAACAGAATATCCGGTTTCTTCAGAATGGTTCGGGCAATCGCGACGCGCTGTTTTTCACCGCCGGACAGTTTCAGTCCCCGCTCGCCGACCTTCGTGTCATAGCCTTCTGGCAGGCTGCTGACGAAATCGTGGATGCGGGCCAGTCTGGCTGCTTCCTCCACTTCTTCCCGGCTGGCGGCTGGGCGACCGTAGGCGATATTATAGTAGATGCTGTCATTAAACAGCACTGTATCCTGCGGCACGATTCCAATTGTGGCCCGCAGGCTTTTCTGTGTGATGTCGCGGATGTCCTGACCGTCAATTGTCACCACGCCGCCATCCACGTCGTAGAATCGGAACAGGATGCGGGAGATGGTGGATTTTCCGGCACCACTGGGGCCGACAATCGCGGTGGTCCTGCCCGCGGGGACGATGAAATCAACACCATGCAGTATCTGCCGATTGCTCTCATAGGAGAACGTGACGTTCCGGAAGGCCACTTCGCCGCCGCTGACAGTCAGTGCAGGTGCATCCGGTTTGTCCGATATCTCCGCATCTTCGCGCAGCAGACTGAACATGGACTCCATGTCGGCCAGTGACTGTTTGATTTCGCGATAGACGAACCCAAGGAAATTCAGCGGCAGATAAAGCTGGATCAGATAGGTGTTCACCAGCACGAAATCGCCAACCGTCATTGTGCCATCAGCGACTCCCTGACCGGCCAGGATCATCACCACCGTCAGGCCAACGGCGATGATCGCCCCCTGACCGATATTGACCAGCGCCAGCGAGGTATTGCTGAGGACCGAGGCATGTTCATAGTCCCGAAGGGAGGCGTCGAAGCGGCGGGCTTCATGCTCTTCATTGCCGAAATATTTTACGGTCTCGAAATTGAGCAGAGAATCAATGGCCTTGGTATTGGCTTCCGAGTCCTTTTCGTTCATCCGGCGCCGGAACTTGATCCGCCATTCCGTCACGACCAGCGTGTAGGCGATGTAGGCCATGATCGTCAGAAAGGTGACGATGGCGAAGGAAATATCATACAGCCAGATCAGAATGCCGCAGACCATCAGCACTTCCAGCAGGGTCGGCAGGATATTGAACAGCATGAAGCGAAGCAGGAAGTCGATCCCCTTCACGCCGCGTTCAATGGCCCGGCTGACGCCGCCGGTCTGACGTTCGAGATGGAAGCGGAGCGCGAGAGCGTGAAGATGCTCAAAGGTTTTCAGAGCGGATTGCCGAATGGCCCGTGCGGCAACTTTGGCAAAGAAGAAATCCCGCATTTCGCCGAAAGCCAGCGCCAGTACCCGGGCCACTCCATAGCCGATAATCAGCAGCACAGGCACAGCGAGAATTGTGGTTACGCCGGCAGCGGGACTGAGCTGGTCGACCGCTTCCTTGTACAGCATCGGCGTATAGACGTTGGCGACCTTGGCGATGGCCAGCAGCGACAGGGCCACCACGACCCGCAGCCGCAGTTCGAACGAGTCCTTGGGCCAGAGGTAAGGCAGCAGCGTCCGTATGGTCTGCAGATCATTCCGGGGGCGTTTGTCGCCGGTATCAGGGCGAGGGGGTGACATATGGAACTGAGCCGTTGTTCTTGATGGTTCGGGGCATGTGGGGATTACCGGCCACGGGCACAATCAGAACGCCCGAATGGACGGTCACGTCCGGGGCGCCCGTCAGACGACCCCTATTTATCTTTCGGCCGGTTTCCAAACAGGCCGGACACGATCGGACTGAGGCGGCGCTTGGGCTCTTCCTGTGGCCGAATGCCTTCGGGAATTGGCGGCAGACGATCTTCTTCAGATATCGTCGGGCTGTTGTCTGCCGGTGGTGGTGTCACTGTCGCCGTCTTCTCCTCAGCCGGTTTGCGGTCGGTGTCCCGGGGGGGTGTCGGCGTGACGGTCGGGAAGGGGGATCCTTCGCGGGGTAATGTCTGTGACGCCAGCAGTGGACGGGTCGGTGGGGCAGGCCGTGTGTCCTGTGCTGAACTGGTTGTTGTGGTCTGCGCCGCTCGTTGTGGTGCCAGCTGTGGTTCGCGGCGTGTCGGGAACGGAACAGGCCGCGGGCTGGCAGATTGTTCCTCTCCACCGTCGCGACCATTGGCTTCGTCAACAGCCTGCAGGGCAGCTGCAATTTCGGCGAGTGCCCGTCGGGCTTCATCCCGTTGCGGATCGCGCGGCATTTCCGGTTCCGGCTGGTTTTCCGGTTCAGCGGTAACTTCTGCGACTGGTTTTGGCGGCTGCGGGGCAGGGTCCGGAGCCCGCTCACTGGTAACATGCGGTGGTGCGGCTATAGGAGCAGGCGCGCGCGGTATCGGGCGCTCAACGGCTGCCGTCCAACCCCCGCCGGGAACCGGCGGCAGTTCGGTTTTCTCCTCGGGTTCCGGTTCGGCCTGAGGTGCCTTTTCGGTTACGGGTTCGGGAGCAGGCTTCGGTTCCGGTGTCTCCACCGGTTTGAAAGCCGGTTCGGGTGCCGGTGCAGCTGGTGCCGCCTCGGGCTGGGGCATCGTCCGTTTCAGCAACAGGTCGAGCTTGCCGAGATTTCCGCGCTCTACCAGACGGGTGATCAGGCCTTCACCTTCGACGCTGCGCAGTTCCTTGAGCAGATTGGCGAAGTTTTCACGAAATTCTTCGGCCAGAGGCAGCGCCTTGCTGTCCTGCTTCAGTGTCGCGGCGATCTTGCGTTCCAGTGGTTCGGTCCCGCCGGAGGTGTTGAGAATGCAGCGGAAGAAAACCCAGCGGTCGCCCTGACCAAAACGCTGCCAGGCAGAGGCATACTGGGCATTGTCGATCAGCTTCAGTTCAACAGCGAGATGAGCAACCAGCGGGTTCAGCTCGTCGATCAGATAACTGATCAGCGGAAACAGCTCCGCCCGCTTGGCGGAAGTCCGGCTCTCAACCAGGGTGCGTGCCTCAACTTCTGCCTGATCCGCAGCACGCTTGGTCTGCCAGTGCAGTTGTTTCAGCGCAAAGTTGTTTTCACGCAGGGCTGAGCCCAGTTGCACATAGCCGATAATCAGCCAGAGTGCTGCGGGGGGGCCGAAAGCGGCAGCAACAAAAGCGGCGAGGTCAACAAATGGCAGGTCGAGTAGCGACTGCCAGGTAATCCGGAACTGTACATAGGATGCCGCGGCGCCCAGCCAGATGGCGCTGATCAAGGCGCCGATTGCAAAAATTGCCCGCACTGATGGTCTCTCCCTCGCTGGCAACCGAATGCCAGAAAAATTCAAATTCATGACCAGTATAGGTCATCAGCAGCGGCAACGTCCATGCACAGCAGACTCTGGCCGGGAGCTTGACGGAGAGGCGGTTCAGCGCTAGGTAAAGGTCATGTTTGATCAGTCCTTCCGGAAACAGGTCCTCGGCGGCCTCATTCGAATTACAGGCCCGGCACTCGTTTGAGCGCCGGGTATTTCTGATTCGTCTTTTCCGGAATTTTTTTAAGGACTGCGCATCATGCAACAGCGCACATTCGCCGACCAGACCACTTCTGACACCGTCAGCCCTCTTGCAACGACAGCCTGCTTCGCTGTCCGCGCCAATGCTGAACCGGGTGTCGTCCCCCGCGTCCTCGAACTCTTTGCCAAACGGAACCTCGTTCCCACACGGCTTTATGCCGTACAGGAAGGCAGTGACTCCGTCGTTATCGACATTCAGATGGCAAATATGCTGCAGCCGGAGCGAGAGTATCTGGCGGCCTGCATGCGGCAGATCTATGATGTCTGCACCGTGCTGACTTCTGAGAAGGCAGCGGTTATCTGATCAACCGGAGGCCTGGGTGAGCTATCTCGACCGAATTGCCGAAGCGAATAACTGGAAACAAGATGGCTATCGGCCCCTGCTGGTTGACGGCCACGAACTCGGGCAGACATCCGATGCTTTTGCCGCCAGTCTGGAGAAGTATCCGGATGTCTTTGTTATCGAACCGAATGCAGTCAGGCTGGCTGACGGGCTGTCATCTTATGATGAGCGGACCGAGGCCATCGCAGCCTGCCTGAACGATATCCGCCAAACCCGGGGCATTCACGGATGGCGGAACGAGAATTATCCGGTGGGACGTACCTTTGAACGGCCGGTGTTCGAGATCGAACGGGCAGCGGTTCCCTTACTTGGGACGCGCGGATATGGCGTCCATATGAACGGTTATGTCCGCAAGGATGGCGGATTTTTCATGTGGATCGCCCGTCGCAGCCTGCAAAAGGCGACTGCACCGGGCAAGCTCGATCAGATGGTCGGTGGTGGCCAGCCTGCCGGCCTGTCGGTTCGTGACAACCTGATCAAGGAATGTGGTGAGGAAGCGGCGATCCCCCGCGATCTGGCGGAAATGGCAAGACCGGTCAGCGCCATTACCTATCGTTGCGTCCGGCCCGAAGGCTTCCGGTGGGATCTGCTCTGGTGTTACGATCTTGAACTGCCTGCGAGCTTCGTGCCTGTGGCGGCAGATGGCGAGGTTGATGAATTCATGCTGATGAATATCAATGATGTCGCAGCCGGTATTCGCGAGACAACGGATTACAAGTTCAATTGTGCACTGGTCATCCTTGATTTCCTTATACGCCACGGGTTTGTTGAAGCGGATGATCCGGATTACGAGCATCTGGTGACGGGCCTGCATCCCCGGTTCTAGACCTGTTGGTCTTCCTGGTTTTCGGGCTTTTTCCGGTCTGGCTGGTTGGGCGCTTATCAGAAAAGCAGTCACTTTATTGTAGGCCAACCGTTGTCAGGTTTCGTAAGATAGTGGCTGTCTGTAACGGCGGAGGGGTGTCCGATGTGGCGGCGGTTCGTATTTCTTGTTTCAGTGTGCCTGGTAGCAGGCACAGTATCCAATGGTTCGGTAGCTGCGGAAGACAGCCATATCGGTATCGTCAAGGAAGTCTCGGGTGACGCGAGGATTGAGCGAAATGGCTCATCACTGGCGGCAGAGACCGGCATAAAAATACAGAATGGTGACAGGCTGATGACCGGGGTTGATTCCACGATGGGCGTCACCTTCCGGGATGGCTCGCTGATGTCCATGGGGCCGGACGCCCTGCTTGAGATGGATGAACTGATCTATGAGCCACAGCAGGGCAAGGTTTCGATGATTGCCAGCTTATTACAGGGAACTTTCGCGCATGTTTCCGGTGGCATTGGCAGACTGAAGCCGGAAGCTGTCAGTTTCAAGACACCGACTGCGACGATTGGCATTCGCGGCACGCGCTTTGTGGTGAGGGTTCCATGATGAACTTTCGGACAGTTTGCTC encodes:
- a CDS encoding GNAT family N-acetyltransferase, giving the protein MTKRKSSHETNKTLLKKFEKKMHVRRLRQSDYESVVAVQKSAFGEDIPHWEREHFLAQLKRFSAGQIGVEFEGKLIAVSASLIVNEEQVIRQHTFNEVADDGLIGNHDPKGEYLYGIDIAVNPDFRGQKLARRLYDARKLVVTRLNLKGMIIGGRIPGYCNYAEEMSPEEYCEQVHSRTLTDPVLTAQLSNGFEFNQVLRNYLPEDVESMGHATLMVWQNPDYMMDKASVADSGIVRICVVQYQMRPIKKFVDFARQVEYFVDTSSDYRSDFVVFPELLTTQLMGLYKEPNPAKAARKLDRYTDRYLDLFADLALRYNVNIIGGTHLMIEDDKLYNVAFLFRRDGTIDKQYKVHITPSEAKWWGVSAGDKVRVFDTDRGKIGISICYDIEFPEMTRVAAEKGATIMFVPYNTDMRSGHMRVRYCAQARCVENEIYIAMAGAIGNLPNVEAADMHYAQSCILTPSDIAFDRDGIAAECTPNTEMMIIHDLSLDLLRQHKDRGTTQNWDNRRTDLYRVRWDDGEEVIEV
- a CDS encoding alpha/beta fold hydrolase, whose protein sequence is MAKPTLVLLAGLLNDDALWQHQTDHLADHADIIVGDTRSDEDIHTMARRVLDNAPERFALAGLSMGGYCAFEILSFAPERLTHLALLDTTARADDADRMAWRRNFLASAAGGDFNAIKQQSLDAYIHPSRHDDAGLMQAFDAMAERVGLETYIRQQKAIMSRSDRRDLLPGISIPTVVICGRQDKATPLPWNEEIAAAIPGASLHVVETAGHLTPMERPEEVTGILKDWIIT
- a CDS encoding ATP-binding cassette domain-containing protein gives rise to the protein MSPPRPDTGDKRPRNDLQTIRTLLPYLWPKDSFELRLRVVVALSLLAIAKVANVYTPMLYKEAVDQLSPAAGVTTILAVPVLLIIGYGVARVLALAFGEMRDFFFAKVAARAIRQSALKTFEHLHALALRFHLERQTGGVSRAIERGVKGIDFLLRFMLFNILPTLLEVLMVCGILIWLYDISFAIVTFLTIMAYIAYTLVVTEWRIKFRRRMNEKDSEANTKAIDSLLNFETVKYFGNEEHEARRFDASLRDYEHASVLSNTSLALVNIGQGAIIAVGLTVVMILAGQGVADGTMTVGDFVLVNTYLIQLYLPLNFLGFVYREIKQSLADMESMFSLLREDAEISDKPDAPALTVSGGEVAFRNVTFSYESNRQILHGVDFIVPAGRTTAIVGPSGAGKSTISRILFRFYDVDGGVVTIDGQDIRDITQKSLRATIGIVPQDTVLFNDSIYYNIAYGRPAASREEVEEAARLARIHDFVSSLPEGYDTKVGERGLKLSGGEKQRVAIARTILKKPDILLFDEATSALDSQTEREIQASLREVSANRTTLVIAHRLSTIIDSDEILVLEAGRIVERGAHSELLETDGVYAKMWRRQQEAAEAEKTLAGAIADGALRPT
- a CDS encoding DUF4743 domain-containing protein, with the translated sequence MRRQRLSDQPEAWVSYLDRIAEANNWKQDGYRPLLVDGHELGQTSDAFAASLEKYPDVFVIEPNAVRLADGLSSYDERTEAIAACLNDIRQTRGIHGWRNENYPVGRTFERPVFEIERAAVPLLGTRGYGVHMNGYVRKDGGFFMWIARRSLQKATAPGKLDQMVGGGQPAGLSVRDNLIKECGEEAAIPRDLAEMARPVSAITYRCVRPEGFRWDLLWCYDLELPASFVPVAADGEVDEFMLMNINDVAAGIRETTDYKFNCALVILDFLIRHGFVEADDPDYEHLVTGLHPRF
- the rpmB gene encoding 50S ribosomal protein L28, producing the protein MSRRCNLTGKGVLTGNNVSHANNKTRRRFLPNLQVISFFSEILKELVRVRVAVSTIRSIEHKGGIDAFILDTADAKLDDNLRRLKKRIRKATEAAAAA